The following DNA comes from Methanomassiliicoccales archaeon LGM-DZ1.
TCCCGGACGCCCGGATTTGGGCAAATAATTTTTATAAGATACACCTAGACGCGCACGATCGCAATGCACTGGGCAGACGTAATCGCCAAGGACATCGCCGAGAAGGCGGAGCATCCCCTCATCGCCACCGGCATCAGTCCCACCGGCATCATTCATGTAGGCAGCCTCAGGGAGGCAATCACCGGAGAATCCATCAGGAGCGCCGTCGAGGGGCTCGGGAAGGACGTCAGGCTCATCTACCTCATCGATTCCTTCGATCCTCTCAGGAAGAGGTACGATTTCCTTCCGGCGGAGTACGAGAAATACGTCGGGATGCCCATCTGCAGGATACCCTGCCCCTGCGGGAAGCACAAGAACTACGCCCACCACTTCGTGCAGCCTTTCCTCGATGCAGTCAACGACCTCGGGGTCCACTGCGAGATCATCTGGACCTCCGACCTCTACAGGGAGGGCAAGTTCGACAAGGCCATCGACCTGACGTTCAAGAAGAGGCAGCAGATCATCCAGATCCTGCACGAGGTCTCCGGCAAGCCCGCCGACCCCAACTACGCCCCGTACAACCCCATCTGCTCGAAGTGCGGCAGGTACACCAAGCCCATCTTCGACACGTACGAGTACCCGTACGTCGAGTACCAGTGCAGCTGCGGGTTCCACGGCAAGGCTGACATCCGCACGGACGACGGCAAGCTGACGTGGAGATGCGAGTGGCCGGCCAAGTGGATGATCTTCGGCACCTCCGCCGAGCCCTTCGGGAAGGACCACGCCGCCGCTGGAGGGTCCTACGACACCGGGAAGAGGATCGTCAAGGAGATCTTCGGATGCGAGCCCCCGTACCCCGTGCCCTATGAGTTCGTCCAGCTCAAGGGCGTCGGGCAGATGCACAAGTCCACCGGCTCGTCCGTCACTGGCCTCGACGCCATCAAGATGACCCCTCCCGAGGTCCTCAACTACCTGTTCCTCAGGGTCCTGCCGTCCAGGGCCATCGATTACGACTCCGGCCTGGGCCTCCTCGACATGGCCGACGAGTACGACCGCATGGAGGTCGCCTACTTCACCAAGCAATACTCCGAGGCGGAGGAGAACGCCGTCCGCGCCTACGAGATCGCTCAGCACAACCACGTTCCCAAGAGGCAGCCCGTCGAGGTGTCCATGAAGCACCTGTGCAACGTCGTCCAGATGGCCCCCGGCGACTTCGAGAAGCAGCTCGAGATCGTGAAGAGGACCGTCGACCTCTCCGATGC
Coding sequences within:
- the lysS gene encoding lysine--tRNA ligase, which translates into the protein MHWADVIAKDIAEKAEHPLIATGISPTGIIHVGSLREAITGESIRSAVEGLGKDVRLIYLIDSFDPLRKRYDFLPAEYEKYVGMPICRIPCPCGKHKNYAHHFVQPFLDAVNDLGVHCEIIWTSDLYREGKFDKAIDLTFKKRQQIIQILHEVSGKPADPNYAPYNPICSKCGRYTKPIFDTYEYPYVEYQCSCGFHGKADIRTDDGKLTWRCEWPAKWMIFGTSAEPFGKDHAAAGGSYDTGKRIVKEIFGCEPPYPVPYEFVQLKGVGQMHKSTGSSVTGLDAIKMTPPEVLNYLFLRVLPSRAIDYDSGLGLLDMADEYDRMEVAYFTKQYSEAEENAVRAYEIAQHNHVPKRQPVEVSMKHLCNVVQMAPGDFEKQLEIVKRTVDLSDASADDIARLKVRCQCLEFWLMAFAPDVVKFSIQKTIPAGTKLMMNDKGFLQSLVARMNDCNWDSDTIVNIISECGKASPIGMKNAYKVIYNLIIGKDRGPRLGPFLASMDKQFVINRFNQAAYN